A stretch of Colletotrichum lupini chromosome 2, complete sequence DNA encodes these proteins:
- a CDS encoding major facilitator superfamily transporter, whose product MASLLSLPLEVLQQVLAELADNPPEPPSLEFYVPPFNSNPTSAILCQTCRSLREIAEPVLHRHIYIPNANVKKFISLFKCWKARPHCAQYTRRLTIEARSQRLEEYSHRAVTRLIDLEDADFVSGIIQDVGLEIRPDWYEYDWNINVFVEVAMLLAQNAESVELMFEPKRGVYRQPFDMIPEPNKTTKPILFNNLRHLHLMQPGLSTMDEFKSILHCAPNLQGLRLDLCDDPMSVFTLPPNLTSLILRRTNLSARHFQSMTSNFTMLRHLELVFNGFSREASIMEAIAKHRNTLTSLILISGKTLPFAKLKSLHKLESLTMSIETVRPEDLLGSLPSSLRELRILEETDGGTAHRPEIWFEDFNADLDARSETLPQDMVIYRSSYSRGIKSALTLTSFSRDCVLWRETMPPSPDPVNASHAHDDPINLRSSPKPRRSGIWALLALVLLVNLAASLYQLPLSRVIERRLCREHYAVTDPSVIDKDGNVAEGFCKVDDVQQGLAWIQGTMETAWIVGDFIMTVPLGFLAERYGRRSILCLNIVPRIILLTWAVIVGYFEQTLPTKAMIASPFFSVLGGDCVFNSITYAIASNMTDDHVLRATYFGWMGSVSYVVNLLGPALASASMSLLLWLPFWIGIALLLLAIPAISLLEESPDSHPDADDQARPLLSSPVLKAQDADSSLLRSILQRFGVLKSIVAGHPRNMTLLLISFVLTSLASSDTKLLVQYISKRYHWTFASTGYLLSAKAVVNFTLLTAIIPAILRSRQNRLRHIPPELASHRMNIHYANICLVVSILGALAIAVASRIWMMVPSLFLYALGSALPVFTLSLLKSPFISPKRHDQPVNSADPESHIFSIVMMVKTSGSLLGAPLMMVLWVKSIAIGGAALGIPYLISASCYLASLLVLGRITTE is encoded by the exons ATGGCATCATTACTGTCTCTCCCACTGGAGGTTTTGCAACAGGTCTTAGCCGAACTCGCCGACAACCCACCAGAACCACCTAGTTTGGAGTTTTACGTCCCTCCTTTCAACTCCAACCCAACGTCGGCTATACTCTGCCAGACATGCCGCAGTCTCCGTGAGATTGCTGAGCCGGTCCTTCACCGACACATTTACATTCCAAATGCGAATGTGAAGAAGTTCATATCACTGTTCAAGTGTTGGAAAGCACGGCCTCACTGCGCTCAGTACACCCGAAGACTCACAATTGAGGCAAGATCACAACGCCTTGAAGAATATTCCCACCGTGCAGTAACGCGTCTCATTGATCTTGAAGATGCCGATTTCGTTTCTGGCATCATCCAAGATGTAGGTCTCGAGATACGACCCGATTGGTACGAGTATGACTGGAACATCAACGTCTTCGTGGAAGTCGCCATGTTACTGGCACAGAACGCCGAATCCGTTGAGTTGATGTTTGAACCCAAACGCGGCGTCTATCGACAACCCTTTGACATGATCCCCGAGCCGAACAAGACAACTAAGCCAATCCTCTTCAATAATCTTCGACACCTTCACTTGATGCAACCAGGCCTCAGTACTATGGACGAGTTCAAGTCTATTTTGCACTGCGCGCCAAACCTTCAAGGACTTCGGCTTGATCTTTGCGACGACCCTATGTCCGTTTTCACCCTTCCGCCGAACCTCACCAGTCTCATTCTACGGCGTACCAATCTCAGCGCACGGCACTTCCAATCAATGACCTCGAACTTCACCATGCTACGCCATCTAGAGCTTGTTTTTAATGGCTTCTCACGAGAAGCATCCATCATGGAGGCCATTGCAAAGCATCGTAACACTTTAACGAGTCTCATATTGATATCTGGCAAGACTCTTCCCTTTGCAAAGCTGAAGAGTCTCCACAAACTCGAATCTCTTACCATGAGCATCGAGACTGTGCGGCCCGAGGATTTGTTGGGTTCGCTTCCATCTTCTTTGCGCGAGTTACGCATTCTGGAAGAAACGGATGGCGGGACTGCACATCGACCTGAAATATGGTTCGAAGATTTCAACGCCGACTTGGATGCACGGTCGGAAACCCTGCCTCAAGATATGGTCATCTATAGGAGTTCATATTCCAGGGGGATCAAGTCTGCGCTTACTCTCACCTCCTTCAGCAGGGATTGCGTACTTTGGCGGGAG ACCATGCCTCCTTCACCAGATCCTGTGAATGCTAGCCATGCACATGATGATCCCATTAATCTGAGGTCTTCCCCCAAACCGCGCAGAAGTGGCATTTGGGCTCTCCTCGCACTAGTACTCCTGGTCAATCTGGCCGCCAGTCTCTACCAGCTTCCCCTCAGCAGAGTCATTGAACGCCGCCTCTGCCGCGAGCATTACGCAGTCACAGATCCTTCGGTAATCGATAAAGATGGCAATGTTGCAGAAGGTTTTTGCAAGGTGGACGATGTGCAGCAGGGTCTTGCCTGGATTCAAGGGACTATGGAAACGGCGTGGATCGTGGGTG ACTTCATCATGACGGTTCCGTTGGGGTTCCTCGCGGAGAGGTACGGTCGGCGGTCCATCCTCTGCCTCAACATTGTGCCCCGCATCATCTTGTTGACGTGGGCCGTTATCGTGGGGTACTTTGAGCAGACCTTGCCGACCAAAGCCATGATCGCATCCCCGTTCTTCTCGGTCCTAGGCGGTGATTGTGTTTTCAACTCAATCACATATGCCATAGCTTCCAACATGACAGACGACCACGTCCTGAG GGCCACGTATTTCGGATGGATGGGCTCCGTGTCGTATGTCGTCAACTTGCTTGGCCCAGCTCTCGCATCAGCATCTATGAGTCTTCTTCTCTGGCTTCCGTTCTGGATTGGAATCGCTCTCCTTCTTCTGGCCATTCCCGCTATCTCCCTCTTGGAGGAGTCACCTGACAGCCACCCTGACGCGGACGACCAAGCGAGACCTCTCCTCTCATCCCCTGTGCTGAAAGCTCAAGACGCCGATTCATCCCTTCTGAGATCCATCCTCCAGCGCTTCGGCGTCTTGAAGTCTATCGTCGCAGGTCATCCCCGCAACATGACCCTCCTGCTCATCAGCTTTGTCCTCACCTCGCTCGCAAGCTCGGACACGAAGTTGCTTGTGCAATACATCTCGAAACGCTATCACTGGACGTTTGCGTCTACAGGCTATCTCCTCTCCGCCAAAGCCGTCGTCAACTTCACGCTCCTGACGGCCATCATCCCCGCCATTCTTCGGTCGAGACAGAATAGGTTGCGGCATATTCCGCCTGAGCTGGCCAGTCACCGGATGAACATACACTACGCCAACATCTGCTTGGTTGTCTCTATCCTCGGTGCTCTGGCGATTGCTGTGGCGAGCCGGATCTGGATGATGGTACCCTCGCTGTTTCTCTACGCTCTCGGCTCGGCGCTGCCGGTATTCACGCTATCACTGCTCAAGTCTCCCTTCATCTCACCAAAGAGACACGACCAGCCGGTCAACTCCGCGGACCCAGAGTCACACATATTTTCGATTGTGATGATGGTCAAGACTTCAGGATCGCTTTTAGGCGCACCACTGATGATGGTCCTATGGGTGAAGAGCATAGCGATCGGCGGCGCAGCTCTCGGCATCCCGTACCTTATTTCAGCCAGCTGTTATCTTGCTTCTTTGCTCGTCTTAGGTCGCATCACAACGGAGTAG
- a CDS encoding calpain family cysteine protease, with amino-acid sequence MHGYSSSEESDDPRRPRPVPASTNTTDKKKTKKKKTPPQPSINHIWKKFQDKKFNKALAVLPFDPVLPPASSEKPNELLSAGYERAVEECRRKVKKIIQECRRVNMRYRDPGWDLDWDLKWEKGHCLNTLGHTKWQLSRTTLSNPSASVPKAVKRVHEIFEKPTFLKNVNGGDVKQGSLGDCWLMATLTALANVEGGIQRICVEYDTRIGIYGFVFYRDGEWIYSIIDDKLYLKSPCWDSPSMQRDLLQQIDREDVERVYRKTYQTGSKALFFAQCKDQNETWVPLIEKAYAKAHGDFASLAGGWIGEGLEDLSGGVTTELLTSDILDLEGFWENELAKVNEEFLFGCSTGLLDGGYGERNGISEGHAYVIMEARTLKSGERLIKLRNPWGKIRKGVWEGAWSDGSKEWTMEVQEELGHHFGNDSVFWINYDDFLRKFQHIDRTRLFRDPAWRCAQRWIGVEVPWKSQFNEKFQVKLSKDGPLVLVLTQLDTRYFKGLQGQYAFRIHFRIHERDRPGAEDYIVRSHGNYLMDRSVSIELPDMPAGEYSIFMSVTGERDTNIPSVEDVVKRECKKRVENDKLAQIGAAYDLAHSKGTAHLQEVARLRKIKEQQRASESRQKERRKLWERRHTNREVTKQQTKKNNEKRDRKRAKKAEAAKAKADLEAAQKAAAEAKKAEEAKLLEDAEAKKKDAEKPKDQAVQTEVTKEEPKEEPKEESKEESKEESKDVAAGDSKTDGTNESKEEPKDEAKKDATDDKPADKPAPSPAPTPAPAPPAQKSYDSDGDSSDSPIEDWEELYSDDDMVRKLRLTPAGPPKRHDERYESEEEGLPDPWNAICIVGVRVYSMDEDLEVRVVMEGGELLEGGMGKKGEADIDNAQVNAGGERERLEADSEDAAKPDVNVVIQKTEESTVDAKDDKDETNEDSKSEKSDKNSVDSTDYDKLHSGTSTPDVIATPEATPIELHKELC; translated from the exons ATGCACGGCTACAGCTCTTCAGAAGAGTCGGACGACCCTCGTCGCCCGCGCCCTGTGCCGGCATCGACAAACACCACcgacaagaagaagacgaaaaagaagaagacgcCTCCGCAGCCTTCTATCAATCATATTTGGAAGAAGTTCCAAGACAAAAAGTTCAACAAGGCTTTGGCTGTGCTACCATTCGACCCCGTTCTGCCGCCAGCAAGCTCAGAGAAGCCTAATGAGTTGCTTAGCGCCGGATACGAACGAGCTGTCGAGGAGTGCCGCCGGAAAGTGAAGAAGATAATCCAAGAATGTCGTAGAGTCAACATGCGATATCGGGACCCTGGTTGGGATCTG GACTGGGATTTGAAGTGGGAAAAGGGTCACTGTCTCAACACTCTCGGCCATACCAAGTGGCAACTTTCTAGAACGACTCTCTCCAACCCAAGCGCATCTGTCCCCAAGGCAGTAAAGCGAGTTCACGAGATTTTCGAGAAGCCAACCTTTTTGAAGAACGTCAATGGCGGAGATGTGAAGCAGGGGAGCCTCGGGGACTGCTGGTTGATGGCTACGCTGACTGCCCTTGCTAACGTCGAGGGCGGTATTCAGCGCATCTGCGTTGAGTACGATACTCGCATCGGCATCTACGGCTTCGTCTTCTACCGAGATGGCGAGTGGATCTACTCCATTATCGATGACAAGCTGTACCTGAAGTCTCCTTGCTGGGATTCGCCTAGTATGCAGCGGGATCTCCTCCAGCAGATCGACCGAGAAGACGTTGAGCGTGTCTACCGCAAGACCTATCAGACCGGATCCAAGGCCCTCTTCTTTGCTCAGTGCAAGGACCAGAACGAGACCTGGGTGCCGCTGATTGAAAAGGCTTATGCCAAGGCACACGGTGACTTCGCCTCGTTGGCTGGCGGTTGGATCGGCGAGGGCTTGGAAGATCTCTCGGGTGGTGTCACCACCGAGCTGCTTACATCGGATATCCTCGACCTCGAGGGCTTCTGGGAAAACGAACTTGCCAAAGTCAACGAGGAGTTCCTCTTCGGCTGTTCTACCGGTCTCTTGGACGGAGGCTATGGCGAGAGAAATGGTATCTCGGAAGGCCACGCATACGTGATCATGGAAGCTAGGACGCTCAAGTCTGGAGAGCGTCTGATCAAGCTGCGCAACCCTTGGGGCAAGATTCGCAAGGGTGTATGGGAGGGTGCTTGGTCCGACGGCTCCAAGGAATGGACCATGGAAGTTCAAGAGGAGCTTGGCCACCACTTTGGCAATGACTCTGTCTTCTGGATCAACTACGACGACTTCCTACGCAAATTCCAACATATCGACAGAACCAGGCTATTCCGCGACCCCGCTTGGAGGTGCGCTCAACGTTGGATCGGCGTTGAGGTGCCCTGGAAATCCCAGTTCAACGAGAAATTCCAGGTCAAGTTGTCCAAGGATGGGCCGCTAGTCCTAGTTTTGACTCAACTTGACACGAGATACTTCAAGGGACTTCAGGGACAGTACGCTTTCCGCATCCACTTCCGCATACATGAGCGAGACCGCCCTGGTGCCGAGGACTATATCGTACGCTCCCACGGCAACTATCTCATGGACCGATCCGTCTCTATCGAGTTACCGGACATGCCAGCCGGAGAGTACAGCATCTTCATGAGTGTCACTGGTGAGAGGGACACTAACATCCCCTCTGTCGAAGATGTGGTCAAGCGTGAGTGCAAGAAGCGCGTTGAGAACGACAAGCTGGCGCAAATTGGTGCCGCGTACGACTTGGCTCATAGCAAAGGCACTGCGCACCTCCAAGAGGTCGCTAGGCTGCGAAAGATCAAGGAGCAGCAGAGAGCCTCCGAATCTCGCCAAAAGGAGCGCCGCAAGCTCTGGGAGAGACGCCACACTAACCGCGAAGTCACCAAGCAGCAGACCAAGAAGAACAACGAGAAGCGCGACCGCAAGCGTGCCAAGAAGGCGGAAGCAGCCAAAGCTAAGGCTGACCTCGAGGCCGCTCAAAAAGCCGCCGCGGAAGCCAAGAAGGCCGAAGAAGCGAAACTTTTGGAAGACGCAGAGGCAAAGAAGAAGGATGCAGAGAAGCCCAAGGACCAAGCCGTCCAGACGGAAGTCACCAAGGAGGAGCCCAAGGAGGAGCCCAAGGAAGAGTCCAAGGAAGAGTCCAAGGAAGAGTCCAAGGACGTTGCTGCAGGTGACTCCAAGACAGATGGCACAAACGAGTCCAAGGAAGAGCCCAAAGATGAAGCCAAGAAGGACGCCACCGACGATAAGCCTGCAGACAAACCTGCCCCTTCCCCGGCTCCTACCCCTGCTCCCGCACCGCCAGCGCAGAAATCCTACGACTCAGATGGCGACTCGTCTGACTCGCCCATCGAAGACTGGGAAGAGTTGTATAGTGACGATGACATGGTCAGAAAGCTACGCCTGACTCCCGCTGGACCACCCAAAAGACATGACGAGCGTTACGAATCTGAGGAGGAGGGTCTGCCTGATCCCTGGAACGCTATCTGCATCGTCGGAGTGCGCGTCTACTCCATGGATGAGGATCTTGAAGTTCGTGTCGTCATGGAAGGTGGCGAGCTTCTCGAGGGTGGTATGGGCAAGAAGGGAGAAGCCGATATCGACAACGCCCAGGTGAACGCGGGCGGAGAGCGCGAAAGGCTTGAGGCTGATAGTGAAGATGCCGCGAAGCCTGATGTCAATGTTGTGATCCAGAAGACAGAAGAATCGACCGTAGACGCCAAAGATGACAAGGACGAGACGAATGAAGACTCAAAGTCGGAAAAGTCAGACAAGAACAGTGTCGATTCGACCGATTACGACAAGCTACACTCCGGAACTTCGACACCAGACGTCATTGCCACCCCGGAAGCTACCCCAATAGAGTTACACAAAGAGTTGTGCTAG